The segment GCAAGTTGCTGTGGCTGGCACTCTTCTTGGAGTAATTCTTTCACGATTTCTTTCCCTGCCAATAAATTTGGCAAAGAAACATAAGGCGTTTTGACTAAGCGCTTGGCAAGCCAGAATGTGAAGGGCTTCATGCGATAACCCACTACCATTGGGCATTTGGTTAGCATACATTCTAAGGCAGCAGTGCCCGAAGCGAGTAATGTCGCATCTGCTGCGGTCATTGCATCACGAGCCTGTCCATCCAGAATATGGACATTCAACTCTGGAGCAACCTGTTGTTTTATCTCATCGAATTGCTGGCGTCGTTTCTGATTTACCAAAGGCACTACAATATGTAGATCGGTAAAGTGGCTACTTAATAGTGTAGCGGTTTTTAAGAAATCAGCACTGAGCATTTCGACTTCAGAATGGCGGCTTCCCGGTAACAATGCTAAACATTTTGCAGTCGTGGGGATATTTAAACGCTCACGCGCAGCCTGTTTATCAGGATTTAAGGGGATTGAGTCTGCCATAGTGTGCCCGATAAAACGGCAAGGGACATCAAAACGGTCATAAAATGCTTTCTCAAACGGGAGAAATGCCAAGACTAAATTTGTGGAACGACCAATTTTGAATACGCGTTTTTGGCGCCATGCCCATACCGATGGGCTGACATAATGGATAGTTTTGATACCTTTTGATTTTAAACGACCTTCAAGGGTGATATTAAAATCAGGCGCGTCAATACCAACAAATACATCAGGTTGTAACTCAGTAAAACGCTGAGTTAGATCTTTACGGATGGATAATAAACGCGGTAAACGACCGAGGACTTCAACAATCCCCATGACGGCGAGCTCTTCCATTTCATACCAAGCTTCACAACCTTCTGCTTGCATGAGTGGGCCAGCAACACCAACAAAACGGGCATTGGGAATTTGTTGTTTTAAAGCGCGGATGAGCCCAGCGCCTAAGATATCACCAGAGGTTTCTCCGGCAACAAGGCCAATAGTAAGTGGGCGGTTGCTATTCACCAAAATTCGCTCCTTATTAAAGGCCTTTTCTTGTGTTCATCTACAGCAGCAAAAGTTAACGAATAATTCCGCGCTTAGATTGTGCTGAGTCTTCTAAGAAATCACTAAATACTTTGACGTGTTCGTCAGTTTTTGCCATTTCAGCAATTTCTTCACGTGCTTCTTCTAAAGATTTCCCTGAACGATATAACGTTTTGTAAGCGTTACGAATAGCGTGCAGAGATTCTTTTTCAAAACCACGGCGTTTTAAACCTTCAAGGTTTAAACCAAATGGAGTTGCATGGTTGCCCTGTGCAATAACGTATGGAGGTACGTCTTGTGCAACACCAGAGCATCCACCGACCATTACGTGCGCACCAATCTGACAGAATTGATGCACCGCAGTCATACCACCAATAATAGCGAAATCACCAAGAGTGACGTGACCACCTAACGTTCCGTTATTCGCGATAATACAGCGGTTACCAATGATGCAGTCATGCGCAATATGGACGTTAACCATCAGTAAATTATCATTACCAATTTTAGTTAGATCGCCACCTTGTGTGGTTCCACGGTGGATAGTCACACTTTCACGGATGCGGTTACGGTCGCCAATCTCAACGCGAGTTGGCTCACCTTGGTATTTCAGGTCTTGGTTAATTTCACCAATCGAAGCAAATTGAAAAATAACGTTGTCACGACCAATTTTCGTGTGTCCGTTGACAACAACGTGAGATTTCAGCTCAGTACCTTCACCAATTTCAACATTAGCGCCGATATAGCAAAAAGGACCAATGCGAACATTGGCACCAATAATAGCTCCATCTTCTACAATAGATGAGGGATGAACATAGGCAGTTTTGTCAATCATAT is part of the Providencia zhijiangensis genome and harbors:
- the lpxA gene encoding acyl-ACP--UDP-N-acetylglucosamine O-acyltransferase; this translates as MIDKTAYVHPSSIVEDGAIIGANVRIGPFCYIGANVEIGEGTELKSHVVVNGHTKIGRDNVIFQFASIGEINQDLKYQGEPTRVEIGDRNRIRESVTIHRGTTQGGDLTKIGNDNLLMVNVHIAHDCIIGNRCIIANNGTLGGHVTLGDFAIIGGMTAVHQFCQIGAHVMVGGCSGVAQDVPPYVIAQGNHATPFGLNLEGLKRRGFEKESLHAIRNAYKTLYRSGKSLEEAREEIAEMAKTDEHVKVFSDFLEDSAQSKRGIIR
- the lpxB gene encoding lipid-A-disaccharide synthase, with amino-acid sequence MVNSNRPLTIGLVAGETSGDILGAGLIRALKQQIPNARFVGVAGPLMQAEGCEAWYEMEELAVMGIVEVLGRLPRLLSIRKDLTQRFTELQPDVFVGIDAPDFNITLEGRLKSKGIKTIHYVSPSVWAWRQKRVFKIGRSTNLVLAFLPFEKAFYDRFDVPCRFIGHTMADSIPLNPDKQAARERLNIPTTAKCLALLPGSRHSEVEMLSADFLKTATLLSSHFTDLHIVVPLVNQKRRQQFDEIKQQVAPELNVHILDGQARDAMTAADATLLASGTAALECMLTKCPMVVGYRMKPFTFWLAKRLVKTPYVSLPNLLAGKEIVKELLQEECQPQQLADQLLPLLEGGEQVDALKETFLQLHQLIRCDADQQAADAVLDLVRK